ATTTTGAGCCACTCAGACTATGGTCCCGCTATACCAGAtcataccggatagcttttcgtgccgaaacgaaaagctatccggtactTATGTGAACACCTATATGACTCTCCAGCCTCAGTGACTCACAGTAAGAGGTTTGTCAAATCTAAATCACTTGGCGCCTCGTGTTTTAAACTTATATTAGAACATTATTTAACTAATACTGGTGTAAGGCTGTCTGTTCGCTCAATCCTTTTATAACTAACTCCTAAATTACAAAGCTGGGTTGGAGTGACTACCTACTGTATATGAGGGCTCTGAATAGACAAATGACTTTGAACACTTGACCTTTTACGAGGTATCTATCAGCGCAAAGTGTTGCATAATACTCCATGGTTACTCGATAAAACTTCAAGCATCTAGGTGCTTGTTAGGAAAGCATGACGGTCTAATAATGACTCACCATGTATGAGAACGTGGCCCTTTGTCAGTATAGAAGTGTCCAGAGTAAAAACAAATCCAGAGGGATGCAGAGGGCGCTAACTATAAATGTCCCTTTAGTACACAGGAGGAGCACAATTTCGGGCGTGGGTTGGGGCTACCATTTGGTAGGACTTTCGGTAcgaaaagaatatttttaccAAAGCAACAAGGGTGATCGTCTTTTAACATGAAATCTCTTACAGCCATAATTGTAAGCCATGCAGCGCAACGCaacttaataaataaaaagttgtaAACTGCTATATGCGCAATATCATGTTAACTGCGCAATACAGTATCTCAGTATCTTAACCTGTATAACTCGAGCAGACCTTGGTCACGTGCTAGACAACGATAAGAATTTCAcaagcacaattttttttttatttctgcgATATACATGTAACTTATTTCTAGTTTATGTTTATTTCTGCCAAAGAAACAGCACCTCCACACTCAAAATATGACACAGGTCAATCGAAGTTGTTTGAGCGAAAAGCTACCCACGGGCTTAGCGCAGAGTTTGTGTTCCGTTTTTTCGAGTGTTAAGGGACTGAGGCCTGTCTCTCGAAACTCTCGGTAGCTTTTCgcgcccgaaatcaaatattcaaatcaaaccgATCTTAGGAATAAACGCGCGGGTCCTACCCGGCAAATGTTAACCACAACTGTTTTCCGGGCGCGGTAGTTATCgggaaacgggcccctggtttGAAAGGGCTCTTCTACTCAAGTTATGAACTTCCTGCTTTCGTGAGTAACCACTATTGCTGACTCAAAAGTTGGTCAATAACGGGATTTCATCCTTAAAACAACATAAAAGGAGAGCAAACTTAACAAATTTCTCTGTAGTAACTAACAAAGATCCTTCATTTTTTGTGACCATCTTCTTTATTCTGATGATCTAAGTGCTTAGTAAAGCATTAAACATTATCAGTTAAGCATTATTATAAGAACAACCTAGATTCTGGCCACGGGTCTCAATTAAAGTGTTAAGTTACTAATTCATTCTTATTCGTTTATAATCAGATTCAGCGAAACAAAGTTGAAGCTCATCTGCAGTCTGCAGCGAGAATTCATCTGGCCTTAACGTGTTCAACGTTTAAGGAAACGATGGAGAAGCTTGATGTACTCCAGAAGCAAGTGGGAGAATTCAAAGAAACACTTGAAGCCACTAATTCGTTTGTCACTGCCAAGGTAGATGCCCTCGCGTCAAAGGTGGATGCGCAAAGTGGCGAACTGGCATCTTCTAATTCTGCTCTTAGGGCTCAAATTGATGCTGATAAGAGAGAATGGAAAGCTGTCAATGTCGCTTTGATTTTTAAGGTGCATTCACAAGCAAAAGAGGTCGCGAGATTAACCAATGCGTCTCCATTTGTGTGGAAGATAACTGGTTTTAGCGACGTCTTAAAGTTGGCTAAGAATGGACGCACCAAAAGTATATTCACTGAATTCTACACCGGAAAACAAGGCTACAAGTTAAATTTACGCGTCGATCCAGATGGAGATCAAACAAAAAGGAACAGATATCTATCATTATATGTTGGCATTATGAAAGGCGATTACGATGCCATTCTTCCCTGGCCCTTTTGTGAGCAAGTTACTTTCAGTGTAATCGACCAACAACCTGATGCTGCACAGAGGAAAAATGTTGTTGTCGTCGTGAGGCCCAATGAAATGCCTGGTTTTTGTTGTCGGCCTTCCGTGGAACAAAACCCGAAGCTTTTTGAGTTTCGCCGGTTGATATCTCATAAGCTGCTAAAAACCCGGCACTATGTTAAACACAACACGTTGTTTCTTCAGGTTGAAGTGGGACGTCATGACTCTGAGAGTCGTGATTCAAACTCAGATTCTGTGTAactgtctttgaaaaatttccaCTTAAAAGGGCTTTTAGCAGGTTACTACATGGAATCGCAGGTTCCTCATCTCACAACGTTTGAACACTAAGCATTATGCTAAGCACAACACATTGTTTCACCAGGTTGAAATTGGTCCTCACGAATGTGGCGATTCGGAATCCAATTGAGCCCactattttccctttttttagaGTGATGAAACGTGTACTTAGAATGACCGTACCTTTGATACCCATTAAAAAAGGTGAGGAATAGCACCAACGATCTTGACATGACGTTAGTTCGATTAAACTGACACAATCCTCTAAAAACCCTCACAGTGATTGCTCTACGAGAGGAAAAACCAAAGTTGACAAAATTACAATGCCATCTCAAATTAAACAGGTAGCAGTTGTCAGCCAGATCCAGTCAAAGTCCATTTGGTTATCTAAGCGTCACGCGGTGATCACAAGCTCAGCACTACACCTACCAACGAGATCTGACTGGGTTTGTTTTACCTTTGCGTTGGTTGAGAGAGTGGCGCAAGTATCTTAGCCAAGATCACTCCGGACCCAAGGAAGCCGTTGCGGATCGGTTTGCACACTACTGTTCTTTTCCATCAAACACTGTAGTTAGTTCGTGTCTCGTCAAAGAGCTCAAGTTGGGTCGTCTCGGCTCTCTTAAGAAATGTCACTCAAATTCCAATTTTGAGTTGAATTTTtgtctattttaatttttcagagaGTCACTATTAAAATCTTCGCGTTACTATATTATTTTACTCTTAACTGAGTAATGTTTATGGGTTGGGATGACATAGACGCAGGTTGTTTCTCGTGGCACACCGTCGAATATTATACTTCAGTACCGTCACTTTTATTTCCTTTCACTAGTGCGATATTCAGTGCTATGCCATTTGGAACCAATGTATACGAATATCTAATGgatatgttcacactataccggatagttCTTGCGCCGACGCGAAAACCAAACCCGATAGGGCTTCAGTTCACACATAAAAACGTTGATTTCTGTAagatttctgtgacggagcgaagGTGCGCTGCGCCGATCTCGAAAATAGAAAGTCACATATCGGATGGGTTCTGTGCCACACTTTAGAGCAGTGTGATCGGGTATTTGGACCGTggcggaagtgaataagtaggGGCGCGCGAGGACTGGAATCCACTTAGACCTTAGTAATCATTCAGGGATGAGGACTGGAATTTAGTGAACCAAACTCTCTTGGCCAACCCCGCTGGCACGATGTTCGGGGTTATCGTTTATAAGCGTGGGAAAATGACATCAAAGCGAGTCGGGATTTACTTTTAATTAGCTTTTTCTCTGATCGGTTGAAAGGTGGCgccaaattttaaaagttgatTACAGCACAACGTACACGAACGATCTAACATCTTGTTTGTCTGCGACATTCCCAAACTTATCTAATTTAATTTTGGCATTCTTTGGAACTTTAGGAGAGGGCGGAAAATCTGAAAtttaggaaagaaaaaaaaaacaaaaaaaaaaacaagaaataaccTTGTCTTTAGGGGTATGCGCCAGAAATTTGAAAACTATATTGCTCTCTCTGTGGGGATCCGAAGTTGGGTAACACCTTCAATTCGCTTTCTCTGTAATTATGCGAAAATCGGAAACATCTTTCGCTGTTAATTTGAGAGTTTATGTAAAACCACTGATTTGCTCAAAACAAACTCGTGCTTCTAACTGAAGAGATACTTCTCAATTTTAGGACGATTTTAAGAATCCAACTggtattattattgatatttccGCCCAAAGTGTGTATTTAATTTGCGCGCGTTATTCAATCTTTTCCGAAGAAACTTATAAAACCGTtaggtcaaaataaattattccaCTTAAGTTAAGTTGCAAGTTTACTCGTAAAAATTGTCCAATAGGTAATTTGCACTATGGCGTCACtttactctctggggccgagatttTGTGTCCATTGTCCGTATTACAGaggttttattttaaagaaaatatattagtctacgaaaacagccgtttctcctcgctcttcgccgctggggacgcttcgcgcggaggaacgtctgcgactcagcgacagaaattccacactgatgacgtaaatcaatgtttacatactatatccggtagtcatggggttccacatccaaatttgttcaattttacttttctcctggtcgatttactgaagtgttgtgttcatctgcgaaggagctccagcaaaactcagaTGCTTTttctagagaagaatatattccaccgattttgactgttttgttagagattcatcgcgtttacattttACCTTCgaggccttttgtcttttgtgtgtcattcgtaaacaatagctaaagcaatgtaactactccgtcgacctatcaacgcttctgaccggattccgcacatattttacgtcatcactgtatggaatttctgttgctgagtcgcagatgttattcctcgcgaaacgtccccagcggcgaagagcgaggagaaacggctgttttcgtagactaatatattttctttaaaataaaacctCTGTAATACGGACAATGGACACAaaatctcggccccagagagtaaaGTGACGCCATAGTGCAAATTACCTATTGGACAATTTTTACGAGTAAACGTCCTCAGCGGCGAAGAGGGAGGAGCAACGACTGTTTTCGTAGGCTAAAAATATATGAGGATTATTtcgggacattggaaactgtccataatagagCTGGTGTCCGTATTggagtagcctcccacgcagactttcttaggggttcgtcacgcgttccggCCCCACGAACGACGtttgtggggcaggaacgcgtgacgaaccccaaagaacgtctgcgtgggaggctagtatTAGAGAagtgtccgtaatagagaggtgtccgtattagagaggtgtccgcaCCGAGAAGTAAAAAACTCAACTCAAGCtgtatttgtttacattcactATGAATAATTACAAATACAGACTACCTGCAAAATAATGGAGCTAATCGAGGCAGGTAGTGCAGAGACGTGTCTATTACCCAATATACAATATTATTCTAATGACATAAAGATAGGTTCGACTGTAGTACAGACAAATAGTTTCGCGATTAACTTGCAAGCAAAAGCAATAAAACAAATAAGGTGAAAGAGACATGAGAGTGAGTTATCTCGCGAGACAAAAGAAGTGGTTCTAAAGAAGCACACTCGTGTTGGCCGACGCATTTCAGACTATTGACGTATGATTCAAACGTGAAGTACGATTTCAGGCAAGAACTCTGCTGAGGACCTGACTAGAACTCCGATGATAACTTCTTGAGGAATTTTGCAGGAGTGTCCGCCCGAGATTTTTTGAACGCGTTTATGCCACTTTAAACCGGGGCAAATGTTAATAATCTATTTCGGAAATATTCCGAGGTCAAAATAATTAGGGATAGACAATCTTATTTTGAAAGT
The sequence above is a segment of the Porites lutea chromosome 3, jaPorLute2.1, whole genome shotgun sequence genome. Coding sequences within it:
- the LOC140932042 gene encoding TNF receptor-associated factor 6-like, which codes for MSFGFDEDFVSSIDEDLQCSICYLALREPVLTRCGHRFCRQCLDRHMARQKSQQQVVNCPIDREGLAHRKDIFPDKATGRKILSLFIRCPNTGCDWTGELREKKNHFDRCKRKPLKCPNVCGSFIARNKMESHVENECPLTVISCPYALMGCTERIQRNKVEAHLQSAARIHLALTCSTFKETMEKLDVLQKQVGEFKETLEATNSFVTAKVDALASKVDAQSGELASSNSALRAQIDADKREWKAVNVALIFKVHSQAKEVARLTNASPFVWKITGFSDVLKLAKNGRTKSIFTEFYTGKQGYKLNLRVDPDGDQTKRNRYLSLYVGIMKGDYDAILPWPFCEQVTFSVIDQQPDAAQRKNVVVVVRPNEMPGFCCRPSVEQNPKLFEFRRLISHKLLKTRHYVKHNTLFLQVEVGRHDSESRDSNSDSV